One region of Emys orbicularis isolate rEmyOrb1 chromosome 4, rEmyOrb1.hap1, whole genome shotgun sequence genomic DNA includes:
- the CLPS gene encoding colipase codes for MADLLYSPGTLLCTCSCPESPRRVLWLPYGQMASALLLLLLLSLASARSFSHQRGLIFNLDNGELCLQSAQCKSSCCHKTGVLSLARCANRAAENQECSPKSIYGVYFKCPCENGLTCEADKSIVGSITNTNYGICQDPGSSSK; via the exons ATGGCAGATCTGCTTTATAGCCCTGGTACGCTGCTGTGCACCTGTTCCTGCCCTGAAAGCCCCAGACGGGTTCTTTGGCTGCCCTACGGCCAGATGGCGAgcgccctgctcctgctgctgctgctctccctcgcCTCAGCCCGGTCGTTTTCTCACCAGCGAGGCCTCATCTTCAATTTG GACAACGGGGAGCTGTGTCTGCAAAGTGCTCAGTGCAAGAGCAGCTGTTGCCACAAGACTGGCGTGTTAAGCCTGGCTCGTTGTGCGAACCGAGCAGCCGAGAATCAGgagtgttcccccaag AGCATCTATGGGGTTTACTTCAAGTGTCCCTGTGAGAATGGCTTAACCTGCGAGGCCGATAAGAGCATCGTGGGATCCATCACCAACACCAACTACGGCATCTGCCAGGATCCTGGGAGCTCGTCCAAGTAA